From Larus michahellis chromosome 5, bLarMic1.1, whole genome shotgun sequence, the proteins below share one genomic window:
- the TET2 gene encoding methylcytosine dioxygenase TET2 isoform X1 translates to MSARLRDAAEIRSEGSLVDGPGAGQMEQDRTNHVDGNRLSPFLIPQSSHVCQAEPSAVKLQNGSPATERPEVEVNGDHKRLFIKSSYGVPHLKGSPNNRVSPDLLQEKKVYSKYMQNGGIKRTFSEPSLYGLHENKKVKQDKEVNGEKAEPEDNIEKPCVSNCYSEKKPESFTRQENEVSDLIQSTRYNSGGSENPHDLLIQDEQERENIHCHNRDIVLLLKNKAVPMPNGATVSASSMESMHGELLEKTLSQYYPEHVSIAMQKNTSHINAITSQATNELSYETTHSSHTSGQITSPQTSNSELPQVPAVVVTEVYNTEDSSNPPVLPGSCSLQKPELQLQQQIPGYDPRQLPVGNSTVRGSVGQVPNQDLSLSSSSNLQAQNATLERFSEQAEKNGAFFKQNSMFHKDSSTPPAPEMNSALSVMVREGLHSFDNRCDETLPGEIKNEGQQQGPMSESPSLSQQQLHPQQRLPQQAQTPQDVGESNPQAAVAASIQQRPEEMTPASEPPLQSLQARGSEGELQQHYQPFPGQREPEIPPDKVKDQVKEPVQQAQHYSKPAWIELVSTQFRQGEPPQKPSEALLRSILQFQANTAKTAYTKQYAGSPDALKGPSGQPQSQEIMQQEQIPPLYKSETSQLQPRPTADHQQLPFQKHSPQPQLTKMDSLLKSQVQQHPPQQLHFQQRPEQQAKQPLGAPLKQQHLNPQPGENEQFLHSHILQQMLQKQAQQVQLPCSSQLTPNQQQALQMKNKDLPQTVSHSQSNAEQPLDRASFNQLKADECFQTGNKYMKSTAFPLHNPQLGLEQVQSMNNKAPLYTQKANAGLQHPCPNNVHLISEKKENPTNIERFGANKMQDLQHVQYFSNNLTAKQDVNHSFQEQEQQTQQASVIQLPPLQQTQCYGGSLNQDLLSQQATQIPQRYLPHSQQTAPHSQDQRGSHLQSQTPKDFQKHAALRWHLLQKQEQQAYQQPKTEIGPSAARKPIKIEAGTKSNVCMRPSAGQLENKMWKKTIKQENQHFGCENMQQKSIIETMEQQLKQIQVKSLFDHKTFTIKSPKHVKVETAGPITILSRNTSAADFDTQTPILDQQANLSAEKTPTKRTAGTVLNNFLDSPSKLLDTPVKNLLDTPAKTQYDFPSCSCVEQIIEKDEGPFYTHLGAGPNVAAIREIMEERFGQKGKAIRIERVVYTGKEGKSSQGCPIAKWVVRRSSQEEKLLCLVRERAGHTCETAVIVILILVWEGIPTSLADKLYSELTDTLRKYGTLTNRRCALNEERTCACQGLDPETCGASFSFGCSWSMYYNGCKFARSKIPRKFKLMGDDPKEEEKLESNLQNLSTLMAPTYKKLAPDAYNNQIEYEHRAPECRLGLKEGRPFSGVTACLDFCAHAHRDLHNMQNGSTLVCTLTREDNREIGQTPEDEQLHVLPLYKVSDVDEFGSTEGQEEKKRNGSIQVLTSFRRKVRMLAEPVKTCRQRKLEAKKAAAEKLSSLENGSSKAEREKSAAARNKQGNSEAAGHAKQLADLLRLSGPATQQQQQQQQQHPQRTLPNNPQSNPVNSYSGSGSANLYVRLPNPANAYPSSSYTSDPYGGSSPMNLYTTSSQPAGSYLNSSSPMNPYSGSLSQNNQYPPYQCNGNIPMDNCPSYLGSYSSQHQHVDLYSCQSQDHMSKLSLPPIQTLYQHRFGNNQSFGPKYLNYGNQNMQVDSFSNCTIRPNVHHVGSFSSYSTPEADGHFMEVASRLKSNLSNPSMDYATMSKTSEHHHVQPLPHLAHDYHSAPNMFSGPPNSLHLQNKDSEMISHAVNGLSNMLPGQNHDRTTPQGGLDKTEVLNPEKAEDPDEVWSDSEQSFLDPEIGGVAVAPSHGSILIECAKRELHATTPLKNPNRNHPTRISLVFYQHKSMNEPKHGLALWEAKMAEKAREKEEECEKYGPDYVPQKSYGKKAKREPAEPHEPSEPTYMRFIKSLAQRTLSVTTDSTVTTSPYAFTRVTGPYNRYI, encoded by the exons atACGTTCAGAGGGTAGCCTTGTGGATGGCCCCGGAGCAGGCCAGATGGAACAGGACAGAACCAACCATGTTGACGGCAATAGATTGAGTCCATTTCTAATACCGCAATCTTCTCACGTTTGCCAGGCAGAGCCTTCTGCGGTGAAGCTACAGAATGGAAGTCCAGCAACAGAGAGGCCCGAAGTTGAAGTAAATGGAGACCACAAGAGGCTATTCATTAAAAGCAGCTATGGAGTGCCCCACCTGAAGGGAAGTCCAAACAACCGCGTTAGCCCCGACcttttacaagaaaagaaagtatATTCCAAATATATGCAAAATGGTGGGATAAAACGCACTTTTAGTGAGCCCTCTCTGTATGGACTTCATGAGAACAAGAAAGTGAAACAAGACAAAGAGGTAAATGGAGAAAAAGCTGAGCCAGAAGATAATATTGAAAAACCATGCGTCTCCAATTGTTACAGTGAGAAGAAACCCGAGAGTTTTACAAGACAAGAAAATGAAGTTTCAGATTTGATACAGTCTACAAGATACAACAGTGGTGGTTCAGAAAACCCTCATGACCTCCTGATTCAGGATGAGCAGGAGCGGGAAAACATTCATTGCCACAACAGGGACATTGTCTTACTACTTAAGAACAAGGCAGTGCCAATGCCTAATGGTGCTACAGTTTCTGCCTCTTCCATGGAAAGCATGCATGGTGAACTCCTGGAGAAAACACTGTCTCAATATTATCCAGAACATGTTTCCATAGCAATGCAGAAGAACACATCTCATATCAATGCCATTACCAGTCAGGCTACTAATGAGTTGTCCTATGAGACAACACATTCATCCCATACCTCAGGGCAGATCACTTCCCCACAGACCTCAAACTCTGAGCTGCCTCAAGTGCCAGCTGTAGTGGTTACTGAGGTCTACAACACAGAAGACTCCAGTAACCCACCTGTATTGCCAGGTAGCTGTTCGCTTCAGAAACCAGAACTACAGCTACAGCAACAGATTCCAGGCTATGATCCACGCCAGTTACCCGTAGGAAACAGTACTGTTCGTGGAAGCGTAGGGCAGGTTCCCAACCAAGACCTCTCTCTAAGTTCCAGCAGTAACCTGCAAGCTCAGAACGCCACTCTGGAAAGGTTTTctgagcaagcagaaaaaaatggtgCTTTCTTTAAACAGAACTCAATGTTTCACAAAGATTCCTCTACTCCTCCTGCTCCAGAAATGAACAGTGCACTGTCTGTCATGGTGCGAGAAGGACTTCATTCCTTTGACAACAGATGTGATGAAACTCTTCCTGGGGAGATAAAGAATGAAGGGCAACAGCAGGGACCAATGTCCGAAAGTCCCAGCCTCAGCCAACAACAACTTCACCCTCAGCAGAGACTTCCGCAGCAGGCGCAAACACCACAAGATGTTGGTGAAAGCAACCCGCAAGCTGCTGTGGCCGCCTCAATTCAGCAGCGCCCAGAAGAAATGACGCCGGCGTCGGAGCCTCCCCTCCAAAGCCTGCAAGCGCGCGGAAGCGAGGGTGAGTTGCAGCAACACTATCAGCCTTTCCCAGGTCAGAGAGAACCTGAGATTCCTCCCGACAAAGTAAAGGACCAAGTGAAAGAGCCTGTGCAACAGGCTCAACATtattcaaaaccagcctggataGAACTGGTTTCCACCCAGTTCCGCCAGGGAGAGCCTCCCCAAAAGCCCAGCGAAGCATTATTGCGATCAATTCTTCAGTTCCAGGCAAACACAGCCAAAACAGCCTATACAAAACAGTATGCTGGAAGTCCTGATGCATTAAAGGGGCCTTCGGGACAGCCCCAGAGCCAGGAGATAATGCAACAGGAACAAATTCCTCCGCTGTACAAAAGCGAGACCTCCCAGCTGCAGCCGCGTCCCACAGCTGACCACCAGCAGCTGCCGTTCCAGAAACACTCACCGCAGCCACAGCTCACGAAGATGGATTCCCTGCTCAAGTCCCAAGTGCAGCAACACCCTCCGCAGCAGCTCCATTTCCAGCAAAGACCAGAACAACAAGCCAAACAGCCTTTAGGGGCCCCGCTGAAACAGCAGCACTTGAATCCCCAGCCAGGGGAAAATGAGCAATTCTTGCATTCACACATTTTGCAACAGATGCTTCAGAAACAGGCACAGCAGGTGCAACTGCCGTGCAGTTCGCAGCTAACCCCAAACCAGCAACAGGctctgcaaatgaaaaacaaagacctGCCCCAAACCGTTTCCCACTCCCAAAGCAATGCTGAACAGCCGCTAGACAGGGCATCCTTCAATCAGCTTAAAGCAGATGAATGTTTTCAAACTGGGAATAAGTACATGAAATCAACTGCGTTCCCGCTGCATAACCCTCAGCTAGGCCTAGAGCAGGTACAGAGCATGAACAACAAAGCTCCCCTTTACACTCAGAAAGCGAATGCTGgtctgcagcatccctgcccaaACAACGTGCACTTGatttctgagaagaaagaaaaccccacaaatatcGAACGCTTTGGAGCCAACAAAATGCAGGACTTGCAACACGTgcagtatttttcaaataactTGACCGCAAAGCAAGATGTGAATCACTCTTTTCAAGAACAAGAGCAACAGACACAACAAGCTTCAGTTATACAGCTACCACCACTCCAGCAAACACAATGCTACGGTGGTAGCCTGAACCAAGATCTCCTGAGCCAACAAGCTACGCAGATTCCTCAGCGGTACTTACCACACAGCCAGCAAACCGCCCCACACTCCCAAGACCAGAGAGGCTCTCATTTGCAGTCCCAAACCCCTAAGGATTTCCAAAAGCATGCTGCTCTAAGGTGGCATCTCTTGCAAAAACAGGAGCAACAAGCATACCAGCAACCCAAAACCGAGATTGGTCCCAGTGCAGCGCGCAAGCCTATAAAAATTGAGGCTGGCACAAAGTCTAATGTCTGCATGCGTCCATCAGCTggacagctggaaaacaaaatgtggaagaaaacaattaaacaaGAGAATCAGCACTTTGGCTGTGAGAATATGCAACAAAAGAGCATCATCGAGACAATGGAACAGCAGCTAAAACAGATACAGGTCAAATCACTGTTTGATCACAAGACTTTTACTATCAAATCTCCTAAACATGTGAAGGTTGAAACAGCAGGCCCTATTACCATCCTATCAAGAAATACCAGTGCTGCAGATTTTGACACTCAGACCCCAATCTTAGATCAGCAAGCAAACTTGTCTGCTGAGAAAACCCCGACCAAAAGAACAGCTGGAACTGTTCTCAATAATTTTTTAGACTCACCTTCCAAGTTATTGGATACTCCTGTAAAAAATTTATTGGACACACCTGCCAAAACCCAGTATGATTTCCCATCTTGCAGCTGTGTGG agcAAATTATTGAAAAAGATGAAGGTCCTTTCTATACCCATCTAGGAGCCGGTCCTAATGTGGCAGCTATTAGAGAAATCATGGAAGAAAG attTGGACAGAAGGGTAAAGCTATAAGGATTGAGAGGGTTGTCTACACTGGGAAAGAAGGCAAAAGTTCTCAAGGATGTCCAATTGCTAAATGG GTAGTCCGCAGAAGCAGTCAGGAGGAAAAGCTACTCTGCTTGGTGCGCGAGCGAGCGGGCCACACGTGTGAGACGGCCGTGATCGTGATTCTTATCCTGGTCTGGGAGGGTATCCCAACAAGCCTGGCCGACAAGCTCTACTCCGAACTCACCGACACCCTGAGGAAGTACGGCACGCTCACAAACCGGCGGTGCGCCCTGAATGAAGA GCGGACTTGCGCATGTCAAGGGCTGGACCCTGAAACTTGTGgtgcttcattttcctttggttGCTCCTGGAGCATGTACTACAACGGTTGTAAGTTTGCCAGAAGCAAGATTCCAAGAAAATTTAAGCTGATGGGGGATGACCCAAAAGAG GAAGAAAAACTAGAATCCAATTTGCAGAATCTGTCAACCCTGATGGCACCTACCTACAAGAAGCTTGCACCTGATGCGTATAACAACCAG ATCGAGTATGAACACAGGGCACCCGAGTGTCGCCTGGGTTTAAAAGAAGGTCGCCCATTCTCAGGGGTCACTGCCTGCCTGGATTTTTGCGCTCATGCTCACAGAGACTTGCACAATATGCAGAACGGGAGTACACTG GTTTGCACACTAACTAGAGAAGACAATCGTGAAATTGGCCAAACACCAGAAGATGAGCAGCTCCATGTGCTCCCGTTATACAAAGTCTCTGATGTGGATGAGTTTGGAAGCACTGAAGGccaggaggagaagaagaggaacGGCAGCATCCAGGTCCTTACCTCCTTTCGCCGAAAAGTAAGGATGTTAGCAGAGCCCGTCAAGACGTGTCGGCAAAGGAAGCTAgaagcaaagaaagcagctgCAGAGAAGCTTTCCTCCTTGGAGAATGGGTCTAGCAAAGCTGAAAGAGAGAAGTCTGCTGCAGCACGCAACAAGCAAGGCAACTCTGAGGCGGCAGGTCATGCAAAGCAGCTAGCAG ATCTTTTACGTCTTTCAGGACCAGCcacacaacaacaacagcagcagcagcagcaacatccaCAGCGCACTCTCCCTAACAACCCTCAGTCAAATCCTGTTAACTCTTACTCGGGTTCAGGTTCTGCAAATCTCTATGTAAGGTTGCCTAATCCAGCCAATGCTTATCCAAGCTCTTCATACACTTCAGATCCCTATGGAGGGTCCAGTCCCATGAACCTCTACACAACCTCATCACAGCCTGCGGGGTCTTATTTGAATTCTTCCAGTCCCATGAACCCTTATTCAGGATCATTAAGTCAAAATAACCAATATCCGCCCTACCAATGCAATGGAAACATACCGATGGACAACTGCCCCTCTTACTTGGGCTCCTACTCTTCCCAGCATCAGCACGTGGACTTGTATAGTTGCCAGAGCCAAGACCATATGTCTAAACTAAGTCTACCACCCATTCAAACATTATACCAGCATAGGTTTGGGAATAACCAGAGTTTTGGTCCCAAGTACTTGAATTACGGAAACCAAAATATGCAGGTAGACTCCTTCAGTAATTGCACCATTAGACCAAATGTGCACCACGTGGGGTCTTTTTCCTCTTACTCCACCCCTGAGGCTGACGGTCATTTTATGGAGGTTGCCTCAAGGTTAAAATCTAATTTGAGTAATCCGAGCATGGATTATGCCACCATGAGTAAAACCAGTGAACATCATCACGTGCAACCCCTTCCGCATTTAGCACACGACTACCATTCTGCTCCAAATATGTTTAGTGGTCCTCCTAATTCACTGCATCTCCAAAATAAGGATAGTGAAATGATTTCACATGCAGTTAATGGTTTGTCTAACATGCTTCCAGGTCAAAACCATGATAGGACTACTCCCCAGGGTGGTTTAGATAAAACTGAAGTGCTGAATCCAGAAAAAGCAGAGGATCCCGATGAAGTCTGGTCAGACAGTGAGCAGAGCTTTCTGGATCCAGAAATTGGAGGAGTGGCAGTTGCTCCATCTCATGGGTCAATCCTCATAGAGTGCGCAAAACGTGAGCTCCATGCAACGACTCCCTTAAAAAATCCCAACAGGAACCATCCCACCAGAATATCCCTTGTCTTTTACCAGCACAAGAGCATGAATGAGCCAAAACACGGTCTGGCTCTGTGGGAGGCAAAGATGGCTGAGaaggcaagagagaaagaagaggaatgcGAAAAGTACGGTCCAGACTACGTGCCTCAGAAATCTTACGGCAAAAAAGCAAAGCGGGAGCCTGCTGAGCCACACGAACCCTCAGAGCCAACGTACATGCGCTTCATCAAGTCTCTTGCACAAAGGACACTGTCGGTCACCACAGACTCCACAGTAACTACATCTCCATATGCCTTTACACGGGTTACAGGGCCTTACAACCGATATATCTAA